Proteins encoded by one window of Polaribacter haliotis:
- a CDS encoding amidase family protein: MESQIKKLHQQLVSKEISCTDLVQEKLNLLKQNTHNTVNSLLDSMALELASKVDTKIANGEEIGLLEGIPFGIKDVYMVQGTYTTASSDLLKNYKSSYTATAIQKLLDAGAIPLVKENCDSFGHGSSSENTIFGAVKNAINPDLVGGGSSGGSAVNVAKYFTTFSIGGDTGGSIRQPAGYNKVYGLKPTYGRISRYGLMAYASSTDCVGPIAKSIEDIRIVLNIMSGKDVRDQTTFSSEEILEESISNSSTIKTVGYFKNFIESEAISPQIKQDFLATIDKIKAKGIAVKELDFFNADILVSTYYTLAMAETASNLSRLDGTNYGARIEGENLKDTYSITRSEKFSEESKRRIVGGNQVLSQGFSDEIYLKAQNLRDQISTRFSEDFNEVDIILSPVTPANPPKIGDSLNDPLAMYLSDAYTVGFSLGELPTLTIPKGTETGLQITADKKKDEQVLQFANFLNDIL, encoded by the coding sequence ATGGAGTCGCAGATAAAAAAACTACATCAGCAATTGGTGTCTAAAGAAATTTCGTGTACAGATTTGGTGCAAGAAAAATTAAATTTATTAAAACAAAATACGCATAATACTGTCAATTCTTTGTTGGATTCTATGGCTTTGGAATTGGCTTCTAAAGTAGATACAAAAATTGCAAATGGCGAAGAAATCGGTCTTTTAGAAGGAATTCCATTCGGAATTAAAGATGTGTATATGGTTCAAGGAACATACACAACTGCAAGTTCGGATTTGTTGAAAAACTACAAGTCTTCTTATACAGCAACTGCAATTCAGAAATTATTAGATGCTGGTGCAATTCCTTTAGTAAAAGAAAATTGCGATAGTTTTGGACATGGTTCCTCTTCTGAAAATACGATTTTTGGCGCTGTTAAAAATGCTATAAATCCCGATTTAGTTGGTGGAGGTTCTTCTGGAGGTTCTGCTGTAAATGTGGCAAAATATTTTACAACATTTTCAATTGGTGGCGATACTGGAGGTTCTATTCGTCAGCCAGCAGGTTACAATAAAGTATATGGTTTAAAACCAACTTACGGACGAATTTCTCGTTACGGATTAATGGCATACGCATCTTCTACAGATTGTGTTGGACCGATTGCAAAATCTATTGAAGACATTAGAATTGTATTGAATATAATGAGTGGAAAAGATGTTAGAGACCAAACTACTTTTTCTTCGGAAGAAATTTTGGAGGAATCAATCTCAAATTCATCAACAATAAAAACAGTTGGTTACTTTAAAAATTTTATTGAAAGTGAAGCAATTTCACCACAAATAAAACAAGATTTTTTAGCAACAATTGATAAAATAAAAGCCAAAGGAATTGCCGTAAAAGAATTAGATTTCTTTAATGCTGATATTTTAGTTTCAACTTATTATACGTTGGCAATGGCAGAAACAGCTTCAAATTTATCACGTTTAGACGGAACAAATTATGGAGCAAGAATTGAAGGTGAAAATTTAAAAGACACCTATTCAATTACACGATCAGAGAAATTTTCTGAAGAATCTAAAAGAAGAATTGTTGGAGGAAATCAAGTTTTATCACAAGGTTTTTCTGATGAAATTTACTTAAAAGCACAGAATTTAAGAGACCAAATTTCAACGAGATTTAGTGAGGACTTTAATGAAGTTGATATTATTTTATCTCCAGTAACTCCTGCTAATCCGCCTAAAATTGGCGATAGTTTAAATGATCCTCTAGCGATGTATTTATCTGATGCTTATACTGTTGGATTTAGTTTGGGAGAATTACCAACATTAACAATACCTAAAGGAACAGAAACAGGGTTACAAATTACAGCAGACAAGAAAAAAGATGAACAAGTCTTACAATTTGCAAACTTCTTAAACGATATTTTATAA
- the gatB/aspS gene encoding bifunctional amidotransferase subunit GatB/aspartate--tRNA ligase AspS: MELDQIQDALKAHDLELIIGLETHVRLNTNSKLFCSCPNEEKEIPNTNICSVCTGQMGVLPAINKEAITKAIYFGKAVKSTFSNEVISWDRKHYEYPDNPKNIQITQFHNPVIPDGEVSCYRNDGSQFTVNLTQVHIEEDAAKLMHEKKISLVDFNKAGVPLIEIVTEPCIRNIEDASTYAQYIQRIVQNLGISEANLEKGEFKSDVSVSLRKKHTYNLNPRTEIKNLNSFKFMVDALKEEIEKQLNYYTEHKEFRPDQTTVLWDADLKQTKTMRKKEFEADYRFISEPDIPFVSIKDVVNSIKIDASALPHAVESVLIKGGVLPQDAKFFTADAIRSKTFMTINNAIQDPSFVAKTLVNNLGAEEYENIHDINHLIEIFELFKADKITSVLVQNGITSYLKDRTFDFKKYFDDNTISEAQIFEAIEKVISENEAIANDIKAGNQGKAGILVGKVIAIIGKGASGKVIRTGILEQLAGEKAGSGKMEVGSDKSEGGSGKLEAGSESKFEKEEELPEIPIVIKEEYRTHKISQLSEESITEKVTLSGWVSSVRDHGELMFIDLRDSSNQVFQVRLSRESFPNLDELVKLKPESVISVTGVVVQRNEDDYNAGLRTGKLELETSDLEILNLSKTLPFEIKRATKSNETVRFQYKFLDHRNDEVRRAIVNRHKVIKLLRDILDEEEFLEIETPILTAGTDEGAREFIVPTRKQSGSFYTLPQAPQQFKQMLMVGGFEKYFQIARCFRDEDSRGDRQPEFTQLDIEMAYASMQQIIDLNTKMFNEVVRKIYGKKWILYPFEVITYKDAMDKYGCDRPDLRYGLQMQDITDIVKDTTFQVFSKPIEEGGIVKCIKVSAKEQGNKRMSKGQIENLTAIAQQNGLGGLAYIIVNENDLQSPIIKFLGEEIAANIIKTTNAQIGDIVFFSAADYATANKALDAVRQEMGRILKLINPKELKPAWVVDFPMFEKTDEGRWTFTHNPFSMPAVYDLEKHMTGEGEEIGTIIAQQYDLILNGYEIGGGSVRAHKAEILEATYKNMGYDKEGMLKSVGTMYKAFQYGAPPHGGIAWGIDRLMMILEKKASIREVMAFPKTGSSEDLLFNAPSILSDKKVEEMNVRIIKK, encoded by the coding sequence ATGGAATTAGATCAAATACAAGATGCTTTAAAAGCTCACGATTTAGAATTAATTATCGGTTTAGAAACACACGTTCGTTTAAATACGAACTCAAAATTATTTTGTTCTTGCCCCAATGAAGAAAAGGAAATTCCAAACACAAATATTTGTTCCGTTTGTACAGGTCAAATGGGTGTTTTGCCAGCAATTAATAAAGAAGCAATTACAAAAGCGATTTATTTTGGAAAAGCAGTAAAATCTACTTTTTCTAACGAAGTTATTTCTTGGGACAGAAAACATTATGAATATCCTGATAATCCGAAAAACATACAAATTACACAATTTCATAATCCTGTAATTCCAGATGGAGAAGTTTCTTGTTATAGAAATGATGGGTCGCAATTTACTGTAAATTTAACGCAAGTGCATATTGAAGAAGATGCCGCAAAATTGATGCACGAAAAAAAGATTTCGTTAGTCGATTTTAACAAAGCTGGAGTTCCTTTAATTGAAATTGTTACAGAACCTTGTATCAGAAATATTGAAGATGCTTCTACGTATGCACAATATATTCAGCGAATTGTTCAGAATTTAGGAATCTCTGAAGCGAATTTAGAAAAAGGGGAATTCAAATCTGATGTTTCTGTTTCACTTCGAAAAAAACACACTTATAATTTAAATCCAAGAACGGAAATCAAAAACCTGAATTCTTTCAAGTTTATGGTGGATGCTTTAAAGGAAGAAATTGAGAAACAACTTAATTATTATACAGAACATAAAGAATTTAGACCAGACCAAACTACGGTTTTGTGGGATGCAGATTTAAAGCAAACCAAAACAATGCGTAAGAAGGAATTTGAAGCAGATTATCGTTTTATTTCTGAACCAGATATTCCTTTTGTTTCGATAAAAGACGTAGTAAATTCTATAAAAATTGATGCAAGTGCTTTACCTCATGCAGTAGAATCTGTTTTAATTAAAGGTGGAGTTTTACCACAAGATGCCAAGTTTTTTACTGCGGATGCAATTCGTTCTAAAACATTTATGACGATAAATAATGCGATTCAAGATCCGTCTTTTGTGGCTAAAACTTTGGTAAATAATCTGGGTGCAGAGGAATATGAAAATATTCACGACATCAATCATTTAATTGAAATTTTTGAGCTTTTTAAGGCTGATAAAATTACGTCTGTTTTAGTTCAAAACGGAATTACATCCTATTTAAAAGACAGAACATTTGACTTTAAAAAGTATTTTGATGACAATACAATTTCGGAAGCTCAAATTTTTGAAGCTATCGAAAAAGTAATTTCAGAAAATGAAGCAATTGCAAACGATATTAAAGCAGGAAACCAAGGAAAAGCAGGAATTCTTGTTGGAAAAGTAATTGCAATTATAGGAAAGGGAGCTTCTGGAAAAGTGATTCGTACTGGAATATTGGAGCAACTTGCAGGAGAAAAAGCTGGAAGTGGGAAGATGGAAGTTGGAAGTGATAAATCTGAAGGTGGAAGTGGGAAGTTGGAAGCTGGAAGTGAATCGAAATTTGAAAAAGAAGAGGAATTACCAGAAATCCCTATTGTTATAAAAGAAGAATACAGAACACATAAAATATCTCAATTATCTGAAGAATCTATCACAGAAAAAGTGACTTTATCTGGTTGGGTTTCGAGTGTAAGAGATCATGGAGAATTGATGTTTATCGATTTAAGAGATTCAAGCAATCAAGTTTTTCAAGTTCGTTTGAGTAGAGAATCTTTTCCGAATTTAGATGAATTAGTGAAGTTAAAACCAGAATCGGTAATTTCTGTAACAGGAGTTGTCGTTCAAAGAAATGAAGACGATTATAATGCAGGTTTAAGAACAGGTAAGTTAGAATTAGAAACATCTGATTTAGAAATTTTAAACCTTTCTAAAACATTACCTTTTGAAATAAAAAGAGCCACAAAATCGAATGAAACAGTTCGTTTTCAATATAAATTTTTAGACCACAGAAATGATGAGGTTCGTAGAGCCATTGTAAATCGTCATAAAGTAATAAAATTGTTGCGAGATATTTTAGATGAAGAGGAATTTTTAGAAATTGAAACTCCTATTTTAACTGCAGGAACAGACGAAGGTGCCAGAGAATTTATTGTGCCAACAAGAAAACAATCGGGTTCTTTTTACACGTTACCACAAGCGCCTCAGCAATTTAAGCAAATGTTAATGGTGGGTGGATTTGAAAAATATTTTCAAATTGCACGTTGTTTTAGAGATGAAGATTCACGTGGAGACAGACAACCAGAATTTACACAATTAGATATCGAAATGGCGTACGCAAGTATGCAACAAATCATAGATTTAAACACCAAAATGTTTAATGAAGTGGTGCGTAAAATCTATGGTAAAAAATGGATTTTATATCCTTTTGAAGTTATTACTTATAAAGATGCCATGGATAAATATGGTTGTGATAGACCAGATTTACGTTATGGTTTGCAAATGCAAGACATTACAGATATTGTAAAAGATACTACTTTTCAGGTTTTTAGTAAACCAATTGAAGAAGGTGGAATTGTAAAATGTATTAAAGTTTCTGCAAAAGAGCAAGGAAACAAAAGAATGTCTAAAGGTCAGATTGAAAACTTGACAGCCATTGCACAACAAAATGGTTTAGGTGGTTTGGCTTACATTATTGTAAATGAAAACGATTTACAATCGCCAATTATTAAGTTTTTAGGTGAAGAAATTGCCGCAAATATCATCAAAACTACCAATGCTCAAATTGGTGATATTGTATTTTTCTCTGCTGCAGATTATGCAACTGCCAACAAAGCTTTGGATGCTGTTCGTCAAGAAATGGGACGCATTTTAAAGTTGATAAATCCGAAAGAATTAAAACCAGCTTGGGTCGTAGATTTTCCAATGTTTGAAAAAACAGACGAAGGAAGATGGACGTTTACGCACAATCCTTTTTCGATGCCAGCAGTATATGATTTAGAAAAACACATGACTGGAGAAGGAGAAGAAATCGGAACAATAATCGCTCAACAATACGATTTAATCTTAAACGGTTATGAAATTGGTGGAGGTTCAGTTCGTGCGCACAAAGCAGAAATTTTAGAAGCAACCTATAAAAACATGGGTTACGATAAAGAAGGAATGCTAAAAAGTGTAGGAACTATGTACAAAGCATTCCAATATGGAGCGCCACCACATGGAGGAATTGCTTGGGGAATAGATAGATTAATGATGATTTTAGAAAAGAAAGCGTCTATTAGAGAGGTAATGGCTTTTCCAAAAACTGGTTCTTCCGAAGATTTATTATTTAATGCACCTTCTATTTTATCAGATAAAAAGGTGGAGGAAATGAATGTTAGGATTATTAAAAAATAA
- a CDS encoding anthranilate synthase component I family protein gives MSKIQENYNTVSEEFSPFGGIKGGFKFKTLSKTKIADTVTPVGLYLRFRDKFANTLLLESSDYHSKEESFSFIAVEPIVSMKVEDYQFSVSHKGTQIDSQKIDKNFYELFDKFTNSIDLDCPAELKSYNGLYGYTTFDSVQYFENIQFKNQKAPSAIPEMQYSFYRFIIAINHFNDEMTLIENIEEGTESRIKEIQTVIDAQAFNTQKFEIVGEETSNVTGDEFIDYVRKAKSHCKRGDVFQLVLSRQFQQKFKGDEFNVYRALRSINPSPYLFYFDYGSFKLMGSSPEAQIKIVAGKATINPIAGTFRRTGDMAEDIKLGKKLSEDKKETAEHVMLVDLARNDLSKHADNVTVEVFKEVQYFSHVIHLVSTVRGKIKGNPIEIVGDTFPAGTLSGAPKYKAMELIDKYENQTRGFYGGAVGIIGLDGSVNLAIAIRSFVSKNNVLYSQAGAGIVIHSDEKKELQEVNNKLAALKKALILAENI, from the coding sequence ATGAGTAAAATACAAGAAAACTATAATACTGTTTCAGAAGAGTTTTCCCCCTTTGGGGGAATTAAAGGGGGCTTCAAGTTTAAGACTCTTTCTAAAACAAAAATTGCAGACACAGTAACTCCTGTTGGTTTGTACTTGCGTTTTAGAGATAAATTTGCAAATACGCTTTTGTTAGAAAGCTCCGACTATCACAGTAAAGAAGAAAGTTTTTCTTTTATTGCTGTAGAGCCAATTGTTTCAATGAAAGTTGAAGATTATCAATTTTCTGTTTCTCATAAAGGAACACAAATTGATTCTCAAAAAATTGACAAAAATTTCTATGAATTATTCGATAAATTCACCAATTCTATAGATTTAGATTGTCCTGCTGAATTAAAATCTTACAATGGTTTGTATGGTTATACGACTTTCGATTCTGTTCAATATTTCGAGAATATTCAGTTTAAAAACCAAAAAGCACCTTCTGCAATTCCAGAAATGCAATACAGTTTTTATCGATTTATTATTGCTATCAATCATTTTAATGATGAAATGACTTTGATAGAAAATATCGAAGAAGGCACTGAATCTCGCATTAAAGAAATTCAGACAGTTATAGATGCACAAGCATTTAATACACAGAAATTTGAAATAGTTGGCGAAGAAACTTCAAATGTAACTGGCGATGAATTTATCGATTATGTAAGAAAAGCAAAGTCGCACTGTAAAAGAGGAGACGTTTTTCAATTGGTTTTATCACGCCAATTTCAACAAAAATTTAAAGGAGACGAATTCAATGTTTATAGAGCTTTACGTTCTATAAATCCTTCACCATATTTGTTTTATTTCGATTATGGTTCTTTTAAATTAATGGGGTCTTCACCAGAAGCACAAATTAAAATTGTTGCAGGTAAAGCTACTATTAATCCAATTGCTGGAACTTTTCGAAGAACTGGAGATATGGCAGAAGATATTAAATTGGGTAAAAAATTATCCGAAGATAAAAAGGAAACTGCTGAACACGTAATGTTGGTAGATTTGGCACGAAACGATTTAAGTAAACATGCTGATAATGTGACTGTTGAGGTTTTTAAAGAAGTGCAGTATTTTAGCCATGTAATTCATTTAGTTTCAACGGTTAGAGGAAAAATTAAAGGAAATCCAATTGAAATTGTCGGCGACACTTTCCCTGCAGGAACGTTAAGTGGTGCTCCAAAGTACAAAGCAATGGAATTAATCGACAAATATGAGAATCAAACCCGCGGATTTTACGGTGGCGCAGTTGGAATTATCGGTTTAGATGGTTCCGTAAATTTGGCGATTGCCATTCGTTCTTTCGTCAGTAAAAACAACGTTTTGTATTCGCAAGCAGGAGCAGGAATCGTAATTCATTCCGACGAAAAAAAGGAATTACAAGAAGTAAATAACAAGTTAGCAGCGTTAAAAAAAGCGTTAATTTTAGCGGAAAATATATAA
- a CDS encoding anthranilate synthase component II: MKILILDNYDSFTYNLVHMVEKITGNFPAVFRNDEISIADVGNFDIIMLSPGPGIPDEAGILKEVIKTYAGIKPIFGVCLGLQAITEVFGGKIINLDEVFHGVATEMRVTDKNATIFKDVPETFLAARYHSWAATDEGFPEEIQVTARDEDGLIQAIEHKIFPISAVQFHPESILTDVGEQLVTNFINKHSKSPS, translated from the coding sequence ATGAAAATATTAATATTAGACAATTACGATTCGTTTACCTACAATTTGGTTCATATGGTAGAGAAAATTACAGGAAATTTCCCTGCAGTTTTCAGAAACGACGAAATCAGTATTGCAGATGTTGGAAATTTCGACATTATTATGTTGTCTCCAGGGCCAGGAATACCAGATGAAGCAGGAATTTTAAAAGAAGTAATTAAAACGTATGCAGGCATAAAACCAATATTCGGAGTTTGTTTAGGTTTACAAGCAATTACAGAAGTTTTTGGAGGAAAAATCATCAATTTAGACGAGGTTTTTCACGGAGTTGCCACAGAAATGAGGGTCACAGATAAAAACGCTACTATATTTAAAGATGTTCCTGAAACATTTTTGGCAGCACGTTATCATTCTTGGGCAGCAACAGACGAAGGTTTTCCAGAAGAAATTCAAGTAACCGCAAGAGACGAAGATGGTTTAATTCAAGCAATTGAACATAAAATATTTCCAATTTCTGCTGTTCAATTTCACCCAGAATCAATTTTAACAGATGTTGGTGAGCAATTGGTTACTAATTTTATTAATAAGCATAGCAAAAGCCCATCCTAA
- the trpD gene encoding anthranilate phosphoribosyltransferase: MKAILNRLYNHERLSKEEAKQILIDIASEKYNDAHLASFMTVFMMRPITADELSGFRNALKELAIKVDFTDYNTIDIVGTGGDGKDTFNISTLTSFIVAGTGQKVAKHGNYSVSSQSGSSDMLESFGYNFTNDEHVLKEHLEKANICFLHAPKFHPAMKAVSPTRKALALKTFFNMLGPLVNPSSPKNHMLGTFNLEIARLYNYILQEENINYGIIHALDGYDEISLTSGFKLFTKNGEQIINPEDLGQKRIQQSEIFGGNSVADAAKIFKSILDGKGTNAQNNVVLTNAAFALTIVDDAKSFENAFEEAKKSLFGLKAKNTLEKLVSL, encoded by the coding sequence ATGAAAGCAATTTTAAACAGACTTTATAATCACGAAAGATTGTCTAAAGAAGAAGCAAAACAAATCTTAATAGATATTGCTTCAGAAAAATACAATGATGCACATTTAGCTTCATTTATGACCGTTTTTATGATGCGTCCAATTACTGCAGATGAACTTTCTGGTTTCAGAAATGCTTTAAAAGAATTGGCTATAAAAGTAGATTTTACTGATTATAATACGATTGATATTGTTGGAACTGGTGGCGATGGAAAAGATACATTTAACATATCTACTTTAACCTCATTTATAGTTGCAGGAACAGGTCAAAAAGTTGCAAAACACGGTAATTATTCTGTGTCTTCGCAATCTGGTTCATCAGATATGTTAGAGAGTTTTGGATATAATTTTACAAATGATGAGCATGTTTTAAAAGAGCATTTAGAGAAAGCAAATATTTGTTTTTTACATGCGCCAAAATTTCATCCAGCTATGAAAGCTGTAAGTCCAACAAGAAAAGCATTGGCGTTAAAAACGTTTTTTAATATGTTAGGACCTTTGGTAAACCCAAGTTCGCCAAAAAACCACATGTTGGGGACTTTCAATTTGGAAATTGCACGTTTGTATAATTACATTTTGCAAGAAGAAAATATCAATTACGGAATTATTCACGCGTTAGATGGTTATGACGAAATCTCATTAACAAGCGGTTTTAAACTATTTACAAAAAACGGAGAACAAATTATAAATCCAGAAGATTTAGGGCAGAAAAGAATTCAGCAATCAGAAATATTTGGAGGAAATTCTGTGGCAGATGCAGCAAAGATTTTTAAATCTATTTTAGATGGAAAAGGAACAAATGCACAAAATAATGTGGTGTTAACAAATGCTGCTTTTGCATTAACAATTGTTGATGATGCAAAGTCTTTTGAAAATGCTTTTGAAGAAGCAAAAAAATCGCTTTTTGGATTGAAAGCAAAGAACACATTAGAGAAATTAGTAAGTTTATAA
- the trpC gene encoding indole-3-glycerol phosphate synthase TrpC, producing MTILDKIIAFKKKEVAKIKAEVPVKKLVESPSFGRTTFSLKKSLLEVGSTGIIAEYKRQSPSKGIINDKATIAEVTNGYLDANVAAQSILTDTSFFGGTMADLMEARVINQQKPILRKDFIVDGFQIVEAKAIGADVILLIASCLTSTELKNYGNLAVDLGMEVLYEVHTQEDLDKINDLDNKIIGINNRNLKTFEVDLEHSIKLSNQIPDTCLKVSESGISDPKIITGLKEFGFHGFLIGENFMKEENPGEACQEFIDQIR from the coding sequence ATGACAATTTTAGATAAAATAATCGCATTTAAAAAGAAGGAAGTTGCAAAAATAAAAGCAGAAGTTCCTGTAAAGAAATTAGTAGAAAGTCCGAGTTTTGGAAGAACAACTTTTTCATTAAAGAAATCTTTGTTAGAAGTTGGTTCTACAGGAATTATTGCTGAATACAAAAGACAATCTCCTTCCAAAGGAATTATAAATGATAAAGCAACGATTGCAGAGGTTACAAACGGATATTTAGATGCAAATGTAGCTGCACAATCTATTTTAACGGACACTTCATTTTTTGGAGGAACAATGGCAGATTTGATGGAAGCAAGAGTTATTAATCAACAAAAACCAATCTTAAGAAAAGATTTTATTGTTGATGGATTTCAAATTGTGGAAGCAAAAGCCATTGGAGCAGATGTAATTTTATTGATTGCATCTTGTTTGACTTCAACAGAGTTAAAAAACTACGGAAATTTAGCGGTAGATTTAGGAATGGAAGTTTTGTACGAAGTGCATACGCAAGAAGATTTAGATAAAATTAATGATTTAGATAACAAGATTATCGGGATTAATAACAGAAATTTAAAAACTTTTGAAGTTGATTTAGAGCATTCTATAAAGTTATCAAATCAAATTCCTGATACGTGTTTAAAAGTTTCAGAAAGCGGTATTTCTGACCCAAAAATTATTACTGGATTAAAAGAATTTGGTTTTCACGGTTTTTTAATCGGAGAAAACTTCATGAAAGAAGAAAACCCAGGAGAAGCTTGTCAGGAATTTATAGATCAAATTAGATAA
- a CDS encoding phosphoribosylanthranilate isomerase, which produces MKLKVCGMKYTENIEQVAGISPDYLGFIFYEKSKRNFEGIIPELPKSIKKTGVFVNEYKEIVISLVEEYGLEAIQLHGDESVEYVAELKNQLTERRALFIEENKHIKKQKNKHTISKNEIEIIKVFGIKDNFNFDILKPYEAIIDFFLFDTKGKERGGNGVTFNWEVLKNYNSTKPFFLSGGIGLEQIEEVKNIIKTDLPIYALDVNSKFETKAGLKSVENIKRFKYEISTN; this is translated from the coding sequence ATGAAACTGAAAGTTTGTGGAATGAAATACACAGAAAATATCGAACAAGTTGCAGGGATTTCACCTGATTACTTGGGTTTTATTTTCTATGAGAAATCAAAAAGAAATTTTGAAGGAATTATTCCTGAACTTCCAAAATCAATTAAGAAAACAGGTGTTTTTGTAAATGAATATAAAGAAATTGTAATTTCTTTAGTTGAGGAATATGGTTTAGAGGCAATACAGTTACATGGAGACGAATCTGTGGAATATGTTGCTGAATTAAAAAATCAATTAACAGAAAGACGCGCTTTATTTATTGAAGAAAATAAGCACATCAAAAAGCAAAAAAACAAACACACTATTTCTAAAAATGAAATAGAAATTATAAAAGTATTCGGAATAAAAGATAATTTTAATTTCGATATTTTAAAACCTTATGAAGCTATTATAGATTTCTTTTTATTTGATACAAAAGGAAAAGAACGTGGTGGAAATGGAGTAACGTTTAATTGGGAAGTTCTTAAAAATTACAATTCTACAAAACCATTTTTCTTAAGTGGAGGTATAGGATTAGAGCAAATAGAAGAAGTTAAAAACATAATAAAAACAGATTTACCAATTTACGCATTAGATGTAAATAGCAAGTTTGAAACAAAAGCTGGTTTAAAATCAGTAGAAAACATAAAGAGATTTAAGTATGAAATTTCAACCAACTAA